atgagaccccggaaaaccggctaatagaaactccttctgggtggagaaacctcgccacaaacttcttgcaacagcaagataggagtacaaagatacagcacaatacaaaggcagtaagaatgtaaaaaacacagcttgccttctcgtcgactggatgaagcagcaacttcacgaaacacctacaacagcaggaaccagccgaaggaagcttccacgaagcttcaggaaaatgagagctcagcaaagctctgattgaagtaagatcagaaagaaaagagaggctcTTCATTTtactgtagaggcactcgacccctttatatccttgaacctgcgaacctgcgaAGAGGGGAGAAGACacagcagaaatctagccgttgtgactcaacggctagagctggaccgattaggctccaccctgatcggtccagaccttctctgataggtcttgggaccgatcaggacctattctgatcggtccccagaccgatcagcatgcttcacagagagttgcccaactctctgatcggtctgtggaccgatcaggactcaggtggatcggtccacagactgatccccctctttcttctcccgatcttcttcgcttctgtatgattactgatcggtcaccagaccgatcaggtaattcacagaaacacactgtttggttactgatcggtcaccagaccgatcagtcaaccagcgtatcactggatcggctcagccctaaaccctacctggtcctgagaacgagctaccgagccctctctgacctagtccggagaacaagctaccgagccctctccgactccatccggtccagagaacgagctgccgagccctctctgaccacagttcggagaacgagctcccaagccctctccgacttcccatgccaagtttccatacttggacttttccgtgccaagtctccatacttggacttttcccgtgccaagctccctgcttggacttttccgtgccaagtctccatacttggacttttctcgtgccaagctccttgcttggaatTTTCAcccgatgtctggtcaaccttgacatatctggatttcccttgcctggcttcactcaccagaactttccaactgcttggcttcactcaccaggactttcccttgcctggcttcactcaccataactTTCACCtggctgttaggatgtatactaaaagcctagcttttggtataaacatttatctagaaataagaatcacattggtcgaatgactacatttatgataaatgtagttgttcaattaatttatattgtagataatatggtgtgtggtgtcacacacagaggatcatgttatcagtaccttataaattataaacagtagctcacggccatgatggaaaggaacaaaccattggaaggtcgtagtgtaattaggtgttagtttatcttaactatataattacactagtacactaagagtgtattgagtaggaccattagaggtcgtttcttttatactgactttataaaggaacaaagacctcagttgttatggaagtgtgtgctcttaatcctaatataataacaagcatatatatttgatatttatttctttaatttatcaatgggtgagatttagttcgatgaatcaataagcccgataagttggaaaatgatatcacttatagtgtgtgctattgattatagaaggaaactgtgtcctagtaatctaggttgagaatgtccccaagaggagctcataaggattgtcatgttaaaccctgcaggtggacttagtccgatgaCGGTGAagtgtggtactactcttggagcagtTAATTaatgtgagttgtcagtaacttacttaattagtggacatttgttatcttaaacacagggagactgacacactcataataagaaggagcccaaaatgtaatttgggattggtgcggtagttcaataatagttctttagtggaatgaattattattgatgaaattaagttgtgtgttcggggcgaacacgggatacttaatttcatcgggagaccaaaaccaattcctcctctcggtccctatcgtagcctcttaattattgagtactatacccacctatacccaccttcttacccatcccataggggccggccaagctagcttggagaccaagctagggccggccaaagtttggttcatgggtgcttcaaggtggccggccctagcttgggttcaagcttggtgtggccggcccaaattaaaataaaaggtttttattttttaaaattttcttatgtggttaatatgatttaaaagagagtttaaaaatttaaatctttctttttataagattatacaaaagattaagagaagagctaaatctctttccttatttgtagattaaaaggttgattttaattttggtaaaaactttcctttttaaccatgttcataatataaaagaaagtttaaaaattaataattctcttttattagtttctacaaaagattaagaaaagattttatatctttccttatttgtagattgaaaagagattttaatttttagagataactttccggaaattttCCACatatttaaagaaagatttaatttataaaatttcttttttaccaatcatgaagggattaaaattattggaaaatttttttataaaatttccggaagcaaataaggaagttttaatttgtgtttaaaatttttatttgcttggagaataggtgtggccagccattataaattggagaagagaaaattatttttaattaaataaattttctttttcatggaaaaagaattaaggaagtttttatttaaatttccctatttgacaagaccaaggattataaaagagggggtagaggaggcttcatggaaaatgactctattatttttctccctcttttcttccttggtgtggccggcccttccccttctcttctctccacccttgtggccgaacctctcttcctccttggagatcaagtggtggccagattttagcttggagaagaaggagagaaagcttacatcccttggagcttggttggtggaaaaagatcttcatcttttggaagcattgtgcttggccgaaacttgaagaaaggagaagaaggtgctttggtggtttctcatctcggaagatcgttgcccacacaacgtccgaggttagaagaggaatacggtagaagatcaagatgtttttctaaaaggtataactagtatttttcctttccgcatcatactagttatttttggaaataataccaaatacaagaggcatgcaattctagtatttcgaatttgttttcgatgttgtgttcttttgtttttacttttccttgtgatttgattgttcttttcggttgacctaaagttatttaaggaaattaaatattaacttttcttaaaaggctttgtctagtcggtggtggttgttcccatatccaagaaggtcatgtgcctcgccacgtcagtactgggagctaattttggaaactaatatttaataaaattaataacctaggtgatttggatcaaacgtgttaagttccgcaggagatccaagtcaaaacctaaaagaacaaatagattaaactttggatcaaacgtgttaagttccgcaggcgatccaagtttaatttaaaagaacacatggtagctaggaaaaggttcagaccttttgtacaaaatttttgtacagtggaaccattaggttttccgagtagcaaccaacactggcttcactcaccaggatttcccgaatcaggtcgactcacctcgggtcaaccaggtcaaccttgaccaaagattacacccacaatctcccaagtttgtattctgtcaaacatcagaatacaacttttctactctcgtcaaacatcagaatagaacttttctattctcgtcaaacatcaaaatacaactcgagtcaggtcaactcgagtcaggtcaaccaggtcaaccttgacctaaggttgcaccaacatttaatacccctatattttgcacaattttgtatatctcccttgttcttatataaaggaactagagtacttatccttcattaattagatatttttttttcattttcaatatcatattaaataattttgtaactcATTCATTATCTTATTTTCCTAGgtactttcatacctctatcggaatatcattggtccaatgacttttccattgtgcatcctatttaaagcttattctacttctgaagtttgaattctatgataaaaattaaaatttctatgctcatttgacctacataaattacttaagttaaattgatcacctaaaccttcattaaaaagttgatgaaaatacctcttccactgctcttttatttttccatcgtttactagtacccaATTGccttcatctttaatacattttatttggataagatctcttgtcttccttttcttcactttaactattctataaatgtctctttcctcttcttttatatctaatttttgatataattgttcaaaaattatattatttgcttCATCACTACTCTCTTAACTTCTTTCttggttattatatttttttttaaaaatttctcatttttacaaatatataatttcttataagctattcatttttctttactttatcttatactttctcattccaccaccaagattccttacttagtggtgtATGTCCTTTTGACTCATCGAGTACATTTTTAgctactattttttaattttgataccATCCCATGTCATATTAGAATCactgtatatttcacctaatgtttgtactccttccttctccttaaatatattttatttcctatcctttaacttccaccacttaattttagaagtcgtatatattttctttctattgatactatgtttgagatgTATATCCAACAATACTAacttatgttgggtagttaaactttctctagggatgaccttacaatctttacaaatctttctatcattcttcttaactataagaaagtcaatttacgatttattattctcacttttgaacgtgactaagttttctttttttttcttaaaaaatatattagctaatataaggtcatatgttattacaaaatctaatatagttttctcttcctcatgtctcgttccaaacccatagccCCTATGTGCCctctcatatttctcatttttcactccaacatactcatttagatcacctcatattaatatcattttatttgatagaatattttataatatttcatctaagtcatctcaaaaccttgatttggtagcttcatctaattctACTTGAGGTGAATATATACTAATTATGTTTATAGTTTCTtttgccactattatcttaagggatataattttatccccttttctaactactcatacaacttcatcctttgacaaactatctacaacaatactcattccatttcttattttactcttttctgtgtaccataacttaaaacccaagTTCTCTATCAGTTTTATCTTCTCacctacccattttgtctcttatacacacaaaatactaattcttcttctaatcatcatatctactacctctattAATTTATCAGTAAGGGTTCCTAAGttccatgttttaaattttagattattaattttcttatcatatttattcttatccaacgtatgatgtgagaactcttgcatatttaatacTATACCAAGTTCTcatagagatgtagcggtccttgtcaATACGTTATAGTTGGACCATGCAACgtgaactcttacatatttagcactatacccgagttctggagatgcaACGGTCTTTATCAAGATATTACACTCAGACTCTGTAACGTGTTCCTTCCGGATAATAACTTAGTATTAACATAATAGTTTAATAGATCCattcattaaatatttaatataattttaacgCTGGCTGACAACCTAACATAATCCTCCTTTTTTATTCGGACTTGAGACCTACCATGATTTGGTtgattaatataattaaaattttcaatatatataaaatatttaattgattgaataaaaaaaattatgataccaTAGGCATATTCAATCTAAGGTGGAGATTTAATTTACATACATGGAAGGTTATAATAGAAATTATGGCTCTCATTTTTTAGCAAATAGCCCAGATCTCTTGGTGGTGAGAGATCTGGGCTATTTGCTTGGTCCATAAACAAGTGAATAAGGAGATAGACCATTTATAATTATTATCATATTATGGTCGTGATCTGATCCCAATTGGTTGTTATCTCTCCTTGAGTTTACCGTCCCCCAAGAGCAGGTGGCCGCCTCCCGTTCGGCACCAGGCTGCCTAACTACTTGCTCACTACCGATGACCTCTGGTCATTCGTCCAGACACAAACTATAACTTAGGGAAACGATAAACTTAAGAAGTAATCATAACTAATTTATGATTATATCACGATTATAATTTAACCATAATTATAAATAGTCTATCCATTAGTCCACCATTGTTTTACCAGAGGATCTGTCCTCGTCCTTCTATAAAACGGAATTTTCATACTTTAAGGGGTAAAACTACAAAAGCTTAGTGATGGTGTTTTTTTAAGGATAAATTTACATGCAGTCCCTAATCATAAACTCATCTTTGCATGCAGTCCTCATCCATAAAAATCTTTGTTTCTACTTCCTAGtcaaatatatttacctaattgcccatgatatttttcggtataaaaagtctaaaaatcagtatatttccttttaaattcagtacattaaattagaatctagtatattttctatcaaattgagtacaattttttttcaaggatagaaaatatactagattttctttaaatgatactcaatttgatgaaaaatatattagattttttaaaatgataaatgatgctgaatttatactaaataagaaaaaaatcgtgctcaatttaatagaaaatatactcaattctagtttaatgtgctgaatttaatagaaattatactcaattttagactatttgtactgaaaaaatatgagagttaattttgataaaaaatatactcacTTCTAGTATAAAGTACTGGattctagtgtaaagtgctgaatttaacttcctgcatactcgtttttagactttttatacctaaaaagcTAAGGGACAATTTAGGTAACAATATttacatgagggagttgaaacaaataatactttgcatgcagggagtggaaacaaagtttatTGTGATTAGAGATGGCATGTAAAATTGTGATTGTGATTAAGAATTTTTCTATACTTTACCTTTTTTTAATAtacatttattaattaaattaaatatatatcttataattaaatatcaaaatcatccgtatcatattttattattcttatttaAATATCATTAATTAGTATGTGGCTTAAACGAACCttcctcataaaaaaaaataatttatttttttatattagatattaaattaataataattgatactataattaaatttagctaaaaaGTCGATATACCTTTTGACATCGTCAACTCGTTATTTATAGACATTTTTTTTCTCACGATATTACTAATATTAAGATATGGAATTGAATAAAATTATGAtcatgtatattttttatataaaaataatctaaaaaaattattaataatatttaaaattatttttagtaaaaaaatattaatgttatttaattttagattttatcaaaattaattatggACCTAATATATTATAGAAGCATGATCTTTGCTCGATCTCTATATGAAATTATAAGTTAaatctaaatttatatttaattaattaaaagtgattatttataaaaaaatttaaaatatttataaaaaaaatgaatattttagACTTGGTCCCCAATTCAAGTTTTAAAggcaatttatcaaaatattctaaAAGTTTCTCAATTTATAAAAATCACCTATGGTTTTCAAAACCCACCCTTAGGTTTTTTACGGATTAAATTCAACTCGtaataatataattttcaatACTAGGAGTTCCTTTTTGCTAAAAGCTCAGAGCACATTTTTGTTTAAAATGTCAAAAAAGGGCATCATTAAATTGGCAACAGAAGGGCGTGAATAGAGAATATTGAGCAAAAAGAAAATTAGAATgtgatatatatttttaatataaaatacccTTTcatcataataaaaaataaaggatGTCGTTATCCTTTTTTTCCCCTAAATTctctttatttttgatttcattcaaataatattttattatcccATTAAAGTATTATTTGCGTAATAACAAAAAAGGCCGTGGGTTGTGGGGCCTGTGGATGTGGGACCCAGCTGACGCCACTAGGAGACACATGGACGTCGACAACGACAAAAGGATGGCAGGAATAGATGTGAGAGAAACCAAACCGGTATCTCCCGGACTCGAAGCATATCTGGGGCGCGCTCCACCGTCCGATTTATCCGTGCCAACTGACTCACCTGCCTCGGAACTCACAAGCACTAGACGGGAGGGCGCCAGCTTGGCTCGAGCTCAATCTCCACGTCAGCATAAGAATCCAACGGCAGAAACCTACTCCATGCGGATGAATCTACAGATATCGACCGTCCGATGCGCTTCTGCTCGCTTTCCACGTGGGCCTCGTGGGCGACGGGGACGGGGCGGGGAGGAGAGGGCCCGAAAAAGACGGTGCGAAGCTGCACAAGAAGAAAATTATGCGACACATCCCTGCGACTGGCTGTCGCCAGTCGTGGAGAAGATTATCGGGGCGGTGCATTTGGAGGAGACGCACACGTGCCGGTGTGTTGCTCGTTTGGATGCGGATTTTACTGATCTGACCGCGCGGATTGCGCCACAGTGGCACCTCGGAGGCTGGGCCGTCAGATGGACTCGGGAGATCGGGCCGCCGAGGGCGGAGGTGTGAGGTGGCGAGAGGCAATCGTGGCCGTTGGAAGGCGTCTCGGTCGGGCTCCGCAAGTGACAAAATTGAGGCAAAGCGAGTGGGGCAGCTGAAGGGGCCGACGGTAGCAAACCATAAGATAGAGGGAGTGGCGAGAAAGGgaaagagagaaaaagagagaggcgAAGAGATAGGGAGGAGGAGCCAGGACGAAGAGGAGATCTGGCCGGAAAAATTCCCTTTTTCCTGTGCTCTTGAAAGGATCCCTCTAGATTGACGCATCTCTCCGTCGAGAGGGCACTGGATCTGGAGTTTTTGGGTGGGGTGGGCTGGGAAGAGAAGATCTGGTCGGGTGGAGGAAGAAAGGATGACTGATGAGGAGAGCCTGGTGGTCTGATTGGATGACAAGGAGAGATGGAAAGgaatcgtgaagcgaggagaggCACCATGGCGGCGGCGGCGACAAACGGAGGTGGCGGAGGGTTGCCGAGGAGGAGGCAGCGGAACAGCAGCAGCTTTAGAGACTCTCCTGGTTCTATTCCGTGATTGGGTCTTTTTCCTTTGTTTATGTTTTTGTTTTCGGTCGAATTCTAACTTTTTCTTTACCGGGTGACTTCTCCCGCAGAAGAGGACGGAAGGATGGAGATGCCGGACACATCAAGGTTGCGGGATCGAGGGTCCAAGAAAGATCGAGATCGGGACAGATCTAGTCGTAGCAGGAGGAGAAGAGGGGAGAGGATGCTTCATGGAAGCAACAGAGACAGAGATGAAGGCGATGATAGCTCTGAGGAGAGTATGGACCAGGAcgatgaggatgaagatgaggGCATGCCTGTTCCTGTGCGACTGCCGCCGTCTTCTCCTCCTCTGCCAAATCCTGTGGCTGCTTCTTCACCGCAACAAAATCAGCAGCATAataaccaccaccaccaccaccagcaGCCGCCCCGGAAGAGCTTTCCGCCAAAAGCGGTTAAGTGGAAGGCAGACGAGATGATCGGCGTCCCTGTACCAAGAAAAGCTCGTTCAGGTAGGAAATTAAGAGTTGCTTGTGGCGATAAATTTAGAATGTCTCAAAAGACAAGGATCTTATCTTTCCTCCTCTTATTTTGCTTATCGTTGTTATCTTTTGATTTTCCAGCGTCTACGAAAAGGGCACATGAACCTCCAGTTACAGGAGGCGGCGGTGGTGGAGGCGGTGACCATATCAGTCATCAGGCTTCCATGTCGCCCTCAAGGCTAAGCCCTATTTCCACCACCCAACTTTCCCCATCTTCTTCCAACGGTTCCCTTCGTAAAAAGATGGTTTGGCGAATTCTTCGAACTTTTCTTCTTTTCATCTCTTAGCTTTAAATGTTTggcatatttattattttttgttgttatATGGCATCAGAAGCCGATGACTGGAGCGAAACACCGGCCCCCAAAGTTCTCCAAATCTGCATCTTGCCAGGATGAGATCGAGATTGAGGTCGCGGAGGTTTTGTTTGGGATGACAAGACAATTCGACTCTCTTCCCAAGCAGGATAGCTACAAAATTGATTCAAGGGATATAGATGGTGGATCGGGCAATGAAGCTAAATCTAGAGTTTCATCTCCTAGCTCAGTGTCTCCGTCTCCGGCAGCATATTCAGCTGCGCTTCCTTCTTCCAATTCATGTTCTAATCCTGCCTCGCTGCCCACAGTTGGTGCGTTTTGTGCTCTCTACGTACCTCCTCCTTTTGTGgtaaaaaggaaaagggaaaaaggaaaaaaaaatattttcttctcTAACTTTTGTTGTTGTTCGCACTGCAGCTCCAAAGCGAAAGAGGCCAAGGCCCGTGAAATTTGACGAAGAAACCCCCACGAGCCTAGTGGTCTTGCATAATTACTCGAGTTTATCTGCACCTGTAGCCAAAGTGGAATCCGAGAACCAGATCAAGCCGGAAGTTTCATCGCCAAAATCAGAAAAGAACATTGCAACTCCCGTCAAAAATGGAGGTGCGCCACTTGTTACTTCGGTCTCTCAGTCTGGGCTCTCGGATGTGCAACGGCAGGAGTCGGCGAAGGCTGAGAAGTGTAAGACTCATGATCAGCTTCCGACAGGCAGGTCGAATTCGGGAGACAGGGTGGTGGAAACTATAGAAGATCTTGTTTCTCGTGCAAACGGAGACTCGGATGTCAACCTCTTTGAAACTGCCGCTAAGAAAAAGTAAGCTCTCGTTGTTGATGATGTCATTAACTTCTACTGGTAAATCATGTTTAATTCTCGACTCTATTGACAATGTTACAGTGCGCCCGAGAGtcctaatgaggaaaagtttaagTTCGACCTTATGGTGAGTGGCTGCGCTTCCTTGAACGTCTTTAGAAGACTCGTCATTCGTTGATTAATTTGAAGAAGCATGCGTGTTTATCGCAGGCTCCTCCTCCAGGAAAGCTATCTCCAGAGAGGGATGATTTTAATGTTTTTGACCGAGATCACAAGCTACATGTGCTGGATATTGAAATGGTAGGAAGTTTTACTAAAAGTAGTTATTTTGACCTGTTCTAACTTGCCGCTACCAATATTAGGCACCAAAAATGAACACAGATAAAGCAGAGGAAAAACCCGCAGAGATTGCAGTGATGAGAGATGAACATCAGACTGCGAAGTTTGGTGAGAAAGATGCTGATTTGAAGAAGCAAACAGTCAACAAGCAAGCCTTGGATCTTCCAATTGATTTTGAGAAGCCTAAGAAGCAGGATGTTAGCTTTGACAAAATGGAAACTTCTAAGCAGCAAAGTAAAGATCTTAGGCAAGAGCCTAAACAGGAGAAATCTGGTGAGggatttttttttcccttaaaAAGTTGAAATAATTCTTGTTTGATGTTTTGCCACCAGGATATATCTGATATGAGATCTTTCTGCTTCCCACCTTTTGTTGCTAGGATCAGCCTCCTCTCTACATGTCCCTTTGACAGTTGGAAGTTGGCCAGGGGTCTTTCCTCCTTACGGGTAAGCAATTGACTTGTATTCTGggattaatttgaatttggtttttGAAGTTTTGTTTATTCATCTTCTTCACCTCAGATACATGGGTCAAGTTCCACCTTTGCAAGCCAGTGCTCCAATAAATGGAACGGCAGGTTCTTCCAGTTCCGTCCAGGTTTCTCCTCTCGCTCTTCCTTTGCATGTTCATTCACATGCCAAAGCATGCTTGGTAGTAGAGTCTCACTTGCTTTCGATAACTTCTCTTGCAGCCACCTGGTTTTCTCCAAGCACATCCTCGTCCAAAGCGTTGTTCTACGCATTGCTTCATAGCACAGATGATATCCAACTATGAGAAGTTTGCAAGAATGAATAGTTTCTGGACTGCTGCAGCAGGAGCTGCACCATTTTATGGAGCTAAGCCTTGTAATCAAAGTGTGGTTCCACCTTCTGATAGTGCTCTTTCTGGACATCAAATGCAAGGAGCTTTCCTAGGTGCTAATGCAGGCGCATTGCCAGACACTAAAGGGACACCAGTAGCAGCTTTGTCATTGCCAGGTAATAGTGCATCGCAGGAGAAGATGCCACAAGCTAATAATACGCATATGGAAACTGCCCAGAGAAAGCAAGTCATGCTTCAGCAAATGCCCAAGTCTGGATCAACAAGTAACATGCCGGTAAGGACTTTCTTTGTCCATCTTTGTTTGAAATCTTGTTAaaagaaataattaattaatttatttgtgattttatTTTTGCCATCTATTTAGCATGGTCCTGCGTTTATATTCCCCATAAACCAGGCACCTTTGCTACAGCCAGCTGCTGCGGCATCTGGTGTTGGTAGAGTTGGGGCAGCGAAATCAACTACTAGCGCTAATGGTGAGATACGGACATCTGCGGCTATTAGTTCTGCAGTGGGTAGCAGTGTAGCTGGTGGATCAGCAactccgatgaacttgagtttcaCTAATATGCTTCCAAATGATGCTCAGTACGTGGCTTTTCTGCAGAATTATGGATACCCTTTTCCTATTCCTGCCCAATTCACGGGGGCTCCATTTAGAGGAACAAGTAATGCTCAAGCAATGCCCTTTTTCTACCCTTCTCACATGCTTCATCCACAACAACTACGACCACAGCAGCAGCAACAAGCAGGTCCACTGCCTCATGTTCAACAAACCCACCAAAATCCAAGCACTCTGAGTGGGTCCTCACATAAACATTCACAGCAAAGCATTAATGAGTTTCCAGCCACTAATCAGCGGCAAGATCTTTTGTCCCAACAAGGTCAT
This window of the Zingiber officinale cultivar Zhangliang chromosome 3B, Zo_v1.1, whole genome shotgun sequence genome carries:
- the LOC122055632 gene encoding protein TIME FOR COFFEE-like isoform X3, translated to MERNREARRGTMAAAATNGGGGGLPRRRQRNSSSFRDSPEEDGRMEMPDTSRLRDRGSKKDRDRDRSSRSRRRRGERMLHGSNRDRDEGDDSSEESMDQDDEDEDEGMPVPVRLPPSSPPLPNPVAASSPQQNQQHNNHHHHHQQPPRKSFPPKAVKWKADEMIGVPVPRKARSASTKRAHEPPVTGGGGGGGGDHISHQASMSPSRLSPISTTQLSPSSSNGSLRKKMKPMTGAKHRPPKFSKSASCQDEIEIEVAEVLFGMTRQFDSLPKQDSYKIDSRDIDGGSGNEAKSRVSSPSSVSPSPAAYSAALPSSNSCSNPASLPTVAPKRKRPRPVKFDEETPTSLVVLHNYSSLSAPVAKVESENQIKPEVSSPKSEKNIATPVKNGGAPLVTSVSQSGLSDVQRQESAKAEKCKTHDQLPTGRSNSGDRVVETIEDLVSRANGDSDVNLFETAAKKNAPESPNEEKFKFDLMAPPPGKLSPERDDFNVFDRDHKLHVLDIEMAPKMNTDKAEEKPAEIAVMRDEHQTAKFGEKDADLKKQTVNKQALDLPIDFEKPKKQDVSFDKMETSKQQSKDLRQEPKQEKSGSASSLHVPLTVGSWPGVFPPYGYMGQVPPLQASAPINGTAGSSSSVQPPGFLQAHPRPKRCSTHCFIAQMISNYEKFARMNSFWTAAAGAAPFYGAKPCNQSVVPPSDSALSGHQMQGAFLGANAGALPDTKGTPVAALSLPGNSASQEKMPQANNTHMETAQRKQVMLQQMPKSGSTSNMPHGPAFIFPINQAPLLQPAAAASGVGRVGAAKSTTSANGEIRTSAAISSAVGSSVAGGSATPMNLSFTNMLPNDAQYVAFLQNYGYPFPIPAQFTGAPFRGTSNAQAMPFFYPSHMLHPQQLRPQQQQQAGPLPHVQQTHQNPSTLSGSSHKHSQQSINEFPATNQRQDLLSQQGHPKECSKGVDESLTSADAAIHVAGHGDKQPIYQQAQHKQNMKAELAPQTFTIPFASYGGAVSPPTGLDFSSIAQNHAILQSLPESSRHGYYQMASAPVAATAQATELKKNNHVSEDGKTIARQSMNTNINDEEDRKDIVASKGTQHSSLSFAKTDVDPAITTVLGNGINDLSSRQVNLIQPLTSRSFDRPACATPASTSLSATTISTNSHQQQHHPIHLPKHQQQQLQMQHHLAPSRSKPSSAGSSVAVHPENLSGGATITMFPHALTGFPQALIQGGSSIQWPQGKSSTGRGADPAGASPAPVVKNNFLQLQGRASQQSLPSQGHQTQISFGINGNKQGGQHLPGTCGSPSPSSATVAVLSPSNSVSRSAGGSPRASSTIKPSSQTSAILLPQQTAVKQSTSSSSSKSNMSNSTMPSILGHHHPQKISAPSSVTKQQQQPQQPKQQSSEAQLFFSNPHMQQVQCAQSNASAQYYHKRQSEQTRQTQQHQQHISVSSTTNMLSLCAPSALAQAGVPATPDPTKAMAVNSLAAANNLKGLPPTSFLNAAQLAVAAHSASVSPRPPMSATFSYMSLPPFSVKSSAEQKPTASK